A DNA window from Mus caroli chromosome 8, CAROLI_EIJ_v1.1, whole genome shotgun sequence contains the following coding sequences:
- the Wdr83os gene encoding protein Asterix isoform X2, with product MSTNNMSDPRRPNKVLRYKPPPSECNPALDDPTPDYMNLLGMIFSMCGLMLKLKWCAWVAVYCSFISFANSRSSEDTKQMMSSFMLSISAVVMSYLQNPQPMTPPW from the exons ATGTCCACTAACAATATGTCCGACCCACGAAGGCCCAACAAAGTGCTGAG GTATAAGCCTCCTCCGAGTGAGTGCAACCCGGCTTTGGACGACCCGACTCCGGACTACATGAATCTTCTTGGCATGATCTTCAGCATGTGCGGCCTCATGCTTAAG CTGAAGTGGTGTGCTTGGGTTGCTGTCTACTGCTCCTTTATCAGCTTTGCCAACTCGCGGAGCTCGGAGGACACTAAGCAGATGATGAGTAGCTTCAT GCTCTCTATCTCGGCCGTGGTGATGTCCTATCTGCAGAATCCTCAGCCCATGACGCCTCCCTGGTGA
- the Wdr83os gene encoding protein Asterix isoform X1 produces MSTNNMSDPRRPNKVLRYKPPPSECNPALDDPTPDYMNLLGMIFSMCGLMLKALYLGRGDVLSAESSAHDASLVMPPRRVGPWTQAHLLPGLAFGCLRPPSAAVLHFPECSLWAPS; encoded by the exons ATGTCCACTAACAATATGTCCGACCCACGAAGGCCCAACAAAGTGCTGAG GTATAAGCCTCCTCCGAGTGAGTGCAACCCGGCTTTGGACGACCCGACTCCGGACTACATGAATCTTCTTGGCATGATCTTCAGCATGTGCGGCCTCATGCTTAAG GCTCTCTATCTCGGCCGTGGTGATGTCCTATCTGCAGAATCCTCAGCCCATGACGCCTCCCTGGTGATGCCACCTAGGAGGGTTGGACCCTGGACTCAGGCCCACCTTCTCCCTGGCCTAGCCTTTGGCTGCCTCCGCCCTCCCTCAGCTGCTGTCCTACACTTTCCTGAGTGTAGTCTCTGGGCTCCCAGCTGA
- the Wdr83 gene encoding WD repeat domain-containing protein 83, whose translation MAFPEPKPRAPELPQKRMKTLDCGQGAVRAVRFNVDGNYCLTCGSDKTLKLWNPLRGTLLRTYSGHGYEVLDAAGSFDNSHLCSGGGDKTVVLWDVATGQVVRKFRGHAGKVNTVQFNEEATVILSGSIDSSVRCWDCRSRKPEPVQTLDEARDGISSVKVSDHEILAGSVDGRVRRYDLRMGQVFSDYVGSPITCTCFSRDGQCTLISSLDSTLRLLDKDTGELLGEYVGHKNQQYKLDCCLSERDTHVVSCSEDGKVFFWDLVEGALALALPVGSNVVQSLAYHPTEPCLLTAMGGSIQYWREETYEAEGGAG comes from the exons ATGGCTTTTCCCGAGCCAAAGCCGCGGGCACCGGAGCTGCCGCAGAAACGGATGAAGACGCTGGACTGCGGCCAGGGCGCGGTGCGAGCCGTGCGATTTAATG TGGACGGCAACTACTGCCTGACGTGCGGTAGCGATAAAACCCTAAAGCTGTGGAACCCGCTGCGTGGGACGCTGCTGCGGACGTACAGTGGCCACGGCTACGAAGTGCTGGATGCGGCTGG CTCCTTTGATAACAGCCATCTCTGTTCTGGTGGCGGGGACAAGACAGTAGTGCTGTGGGATGTAGCAACTGGGCAGGTCGTGCGCAAATTTCGGGGCCACGCTGGA AAGGTGAACACCGTTCAGTTTAATGAAGAGGCTACAGTCATCCTGTCTG GTTCCATCGATTCCAGTGTCCGATGTTGGGACTGTCGTTCTCGGAAGCCTGAGCCGGTGCAAACACTAGATGAAGCTAGAGATGGCATATCCAGTGTAAAGGTGTCAGACCATGAGATCTTGGCAGG CTCTGTGGATGGCCGCGTGAGGCGCTACGACCTAAGGATGGGACAGGTCTTCTCAGACTACGTGGGCA GCCCTATCACCTGCACCTGCTTCAGCCGGGACGGGCAGTGCACTCTGATATCCAGCCTGGACTCTACTCTGCGGCTTCTAGATAAAGACACAGGGGAGCTGCTGGGCGA GTATGTTGGCCATAAGAACCAGCAGTACAAGCTGGACTGCTGCCTGAGTGAGCGCGACACACACGTGGTCAGCTGCTCTGAAGACGGGAAAGTGTTCTTCTGGGACCTAGTAGAG GGTGCCTTGGCGCTGGCCCTGCCTGTGGGTTCTAATGTGGTACAGTCACTGGCTTACCATCCCACGGAACCCTGCCTACTGACTGCCATGGGAGGCAGCATCCAGTACTGGCGAGAAGAGACCTATGAGGCAGAGGGTGGAGCAGGCTGA